The Benincasa hispida cultivar B227 chromosome 11, ASM972705v1, whole genome shotgun sequence genome has a segment encoding these proteins:
- the LOC120090760 gene encoding uncharacterized protein LOC120090760 — MIDAETIEEFFNRVLLIVNQSRSTGEAIEDKRVVENILRSMTRRYEHIVVAIEESKHLPTLSINSLMGYLQSHRAKTIKLLQIEEQGQVQVEEEAEVEVVKIFLTYNVSIVEVMGIFQANYWSKKSNSNQAKTTLMYEQEDNDQGLLFLTFNVQEKNTEDIWYLDSGCTKKIAKIKDIFIFLDESHQNEVKSGDNKMLEVKGKGDILVKTNNGAKRITDIYYGSGLKQNLLSVRQLLLKGYDVIFKDSICEIKTENGGLITKVCMTDNKMFPIKMYYEKLVCFETLVKDTQWLWHCQYGYLSFDTLSHMYQQRMVRGMPDIKKENQLCEAYTFRKHHQNLFPTRGSWRA; from the exons ATGATAGATGCTGAAACTATTGAAGAATTTTTCAACCGTGTTCTCTTAATTGTTAATCAATCAAGATCAACTGGAGAAGCAATTGAAGATAAAAGAGTAGTTGAAAATATCCTTAGAAGCATGACTAGAAGGTATGAGCATATCGTTGTTGCAATTGAAGAATCCAAACATTTGCCAACTCTCTCCATCAATAGTTTAATGGGATATCTTCAATCCCAT AGAGCAAAGACAATCAAACTTCTTCAAATAGAGGAACAAGGACAAGTTCAAGTAGAGGAAGAAGCAGAAGTGGAGGTCGTGAAGATTTTTCTCACATACAATGTTTCAATTGTAGAAGTTATGGGCATTTTTCAAGCAAACTATTGGTCTAAGAAGTCTAATTCAAATCAAGCTAAAACCACTTTAATGTATGAGCAGGAGGATAATGATCAAGGTCTTCTCTTCCTCACATTCAATGTCCAAGAAAAAAACACTGAAGATATATGGTATCTTGATAGTGGTTGTACTAAGAAAATTGCAAAGATAAaggatatttttatatttttagacgAGTCTCATCAAAATGAAGTGAAATCTGGTGACAATAAGATGCTCGAAGTCAAAGGAAAAGGAGATATTCTTGTTAAGACAAATAATGGAGCAAAAAGAATCACTGATATTTATTATGGTTCAGGGCTCAAACAAAATCTTTTAAGTGTTAGACAACTTCTGCTGAAAGGATATGATGTTATCTTTAAAGATAGCATATGTGAGATCAAAACCGAGAATGGAGGTCTTATAACAAAGGTATGCATGACTGACAACAAAATGTTTCCAATCAAAATGTACTATGAGAAGCTTGTTTGCTTTGAGACTTTAGTAAAAGACACTCAATGGCTTTGGCATTGTCAGTATGGGTATCTGAGTTTTGACACTTTGTCTCACATGTATCAACAACGTATGGTGAGAGGAATGCcagatattaaaaaagaaaatcaacttTGTGAAGCATATACTTTCAGAAAGCATCATCAAAATTTATTTCCGACAAGAGGTTCTTGGAGAGCATAA